Proteins from one Candidatus Neomarinimicrobiota bacterium genomic window:
- a CDS encoding arginase family protein → MVSRPKYTLLANVTFPEPLAKVNDPRLKNRFQPWDGQPADVVLIGIPFDLGVELGGGRLGAAGGPTAFRQAMLRFGTTYDAEQDIDFDHLRLADAGDLEVVPDDVGATHERLAEVTAAILAAGAVPIIIGGGHDSTFGSVTALMAKYPSVAGINVDAHLDLREVVDGRISSGTPFRRILEELHLPGENLVEFGLHGNVNSHAHMQYAKEQGVRCWTRGQLRDQVTATIFFRELQQLSDRANTLFISIDLDVFAAAYAPGVSAPGTEGLTPEEGRQLAFLAGRHPGVRLFELMELNPLFDADGRTSRLAVMLLCAFLAGLATRKAATRAGKKESR, encoded by the coding sequence ATGGTCTCGCGCCCCAAATACACGCTATTGGCAAACGTAACCTTTCCTGAACCGTTAGCCAAAGTTAATGATCCCCGCCTGAAAAACCGCTTCCAGCCCTGGGACGGCCAGCCCGCGGATGTGGTTCTGATTGGCATACCGTTTGATCTGGGTGTGGAGCTGGGTGGGGGTCGGCTGGGAGCCGCGGGCGGTCCCACGGCCTTCCGCCAGGCCATGCTACGTTTCGGTACAACCTATGATGCCGAACAGGATATCGACTTCGACCATTTGCGGCTGGCCGACGCCGGCGACCTGGAAGTAGTCCCGGACGACGTGGGTGCCACCCATGAGCGTCTGGCCGAGGTGACAGCTGCGATCCTGGCGGCGGGCGCGGTGCCCATCATCATCGGCGGCGGACACGACAGCACCTTCGGCTCGGTCACAGCACTGATGGCCAAGTATCCCTCCGTAGCCGGCATCAATGTAGACGCCCATCTGGACCTGCGGGAAGTGGTGGACGGGCGTATTTCCAGCGGCACCCCTTTCCGCCGGATCCTGGAGGAGCTGCACCTGCCGGGGGAGAACCTGGTGGAATTCGGGCTACACGGCAATGTCAATTCCCACGCTCACATGCAATATGCCAAGGAACAGGGGGTCCGCTGCTGGACTCGCGGTCAGCTGCGGGATCAGGTTACGGCCACGATCTTTTTCCGGGAGCTCCAGCAATTGAGCGACCGAGCGAACACACTCTTCATATCGATTGACCTGGACGTCTTCGCCGCAGCATACGCGCCGGGCGTCTCGGCACCCGGCACGGAAGGCCTGACACCGGAAGAGGGGCGCCAGCTGGCTTTCCTGGCAGGCCGTCATCCCGGCGTCCGGCTGTTCGAATTGATGGAGCTTAATCCGCTATTCGATGCGGACGGGCGCACCAGCCGGCTGGCGGTGATGCTGCTGTGCGCCTTCCTGGCCGGTCTAGCCACTCGTAAGGCGGCAACGCGGGCCGGGAAAAAGGAGTCGCGATGA